The following proteins come from a genomic window of Micromonospora zamorensis:
- a CDS encoding carboxymuconolactone decarboxylase family protein yields MTYRFFTPAPASAATGLTGEVYRQLRDEFLGPAPTFQALAAVPEVLAATWSLMREALLAGDGSRVDREIVASAVSRANRCRFCVDAHVMLLHALGEHEVAEVIARGGTPSEPRHAELAAWAEASRSPMAAGWTSRYGPEVTGTLLVFHFINRVVSALLDPDLLPGGLQRSSVVRSVGGRLYARTAREPRQPGRSLPLLDAGTTEPPAWAGESPVGVAYAALRNAAMQAGDLLGDVARQTVTATVRWEDGRYPARPSDWAVDLVRDVPGTDRVGTRIALLAAFAPSAISVGDVALWRLSHPADADLVRLVAYGAITATDHVARALTSAHL; encoded by the coding sequence ATGACATACCGCTTCTTCACCCCCGCTCCAGCGAGTGCGGCAACCGGTCTGACCGGCGAGGTCTACCGGCAGTTGAGAGACGAGTTCCTCGGGCCGGCGCCCACCTTCCAGGCGCTCGCGGCCGTGCCGGAGGTGCTGGCCGCGACCTGGTCGCTGATGCGTGAGGCCCTGCTCGCCGGAGACGGGTCCCGGGTCGACCGCGAGATCGTCGCGTCGGCGGTGTCCCGGGCCAACCGCTGCCGGTTCTGCGTCGATGCCCACGTGATGCTGCTGCACGCGCTGGGCGAGCACGAGGTGGCCGAGGTCATTGCCCGTGGCGGGACGCCGTCCGAGCCGAGGCACGCCGAGCTGGCCGCCTGGGCGGAGGCGAGCCGCAGCCCGATGGCCGCCGGCTGGACCAGTCGGTACGGCCCCGAGGTCACCGGCACCCTGCTCGTCTTCCACTTCATCAACCGGGTCGTCTCGGCGCTGCTCGACCCCGATCTGCTGCCCGGCGGCCTGCAACGCTCCTCAGTGGTGCGGTCGGTCGGGGGCCGGCTCTACGCCAGGACGGCCCGGGAACCGAGGCAACCCGGCCGCAGCCTCCCGCTGCTCGACGCCGGTACGACGGAACCACCGGCCTGGGCGGGGGAGAGCCCGGTCGGCGTCGCGTACGCGGCCCTGAGGAACGCCGCCATGCAGGCCGGGGACCTGCTGGGCGACGTGGCGCGCCAGACCGTCACGGCAACCGTGCGCTGGGAGGACGGCCGCTACCCCGCCCGGCCCTCGGACTGGGCCGTCGACCTGGTCCGGGACGTACCCGGAACGGACCGCGTCGGGACCCGGATCGCGTTGCTGGCGGCGTTCGCACCCAGCGCGATCAGCGTGGGCGACGTGGCCCTCTGGCGGCTCTCCCATCCAGCCGACGCCGACCTCGTGCGGCTCGTCGCGTACGGGGCGATCACGGCCACCGATCACGTCGCCCGGGCCCTGACCTCGGCACACCTCTAG
- a CDS encoding response regulator: MIRVLLVDDQALMRAGFRALLDAEDDLEVVGEATDGTSAVQLSRRLRPDVVLMDVQMPGLDGIEATRRIAADPDLAAVRVLILTNYGLDSYVFAALRAGASGFLLKDADPADLLQAVAVVARGDALLAPAVTRTLISEFVAGPPPAEPAAGREVLTAREQEIVELVARGLGNDEIALRMVISPLTAKTHVNRAMAKLHCRDRAQLVVWAYESGLITPRRR; the protein is encoded by the coding sequence ATGATTCGGGTCCTGCTCGTCGACGACCAGGCTCTGATGCGGGCCGGATTCCGGGCACTACTCGACGCCGAGGACGACCTGGAGGTGGTCGGCGAGGCCACCGACGGCACATCGGCCGTCCAGCTGTCGCGACGCCTACGGCCGGACGTCGTGCTCATGGACGTGCAGATGCCGGGGCTCGACGGTATCGAGGCGACCCGGCGCATCGCCGCTGATCCCGACCTCGCCGCGGTCCGCGTCCTCATCCTCACCAACTACGGGCTCGACTCCTACGTGTTCGCCGCACTGCGCGCCGGCGCCAGCGGTTTCCTCCTGAAGGACGCCGACCCCGCCGACCTGCTGCAGGCCGTTGCCGTCGTGGCTCGCGGCGACGCGCTACTCGCCCCGGCCGTCACACGTACGCTCATCAGCGAGTTCGTGGCCGGCCCACCGCCGGCCGAGCCAGCGGCCGGACGCGAGGTGCTGACCGCGCGCGAACAGGAAATCGTCGAACTCGTCGCCCGAGGGCTGGGTAACGACGAGATCGCCCTGCGAATGGTGATCAGTCCGTTGACCGCGAAGACACACGTCAACCGGGCGATGGCGAAGCTGCACTGCCGCGACCGCGCCCAGCTGGTCGTGTGGGCGTACGAGTCGGGGCTGATCACGCCGCGTCGCCGGTGA
- a CDS encoding carbohydrate ABC transporter permease produces MTTINKSGPRPGRGLTHLLVGGITLLIVIPVAWVLVASLKRKSEFFGSPWTLPEGLHLQNYVDAFGGAQMGRYFATSVLVTLLGLVFVLAVSVPAAYVVARYEFRGKGIVEVALLAGLFVNVNYIVVPIFLMLVDWDRALVDVFPDGFFLDNPAMLSLVYAATSIPFTIYLLTAYFRSIPAEFEEAALLDGASRFRIMTRVMLPMARPAVTTVILFNFLAYWNDFVIALTLLPGEGKTLQVGLLNLMAAQKAAADPGRLYAGMVIVIVPVLLLYALIQRRLIQGMAAGGVKG; encoded by the coding sequence ATGACCACGATCAACAAATCCGGTCCACGGCCCGGCCGTGGCCTCACCCACCTGCTCGTCGGCGGGATCACTCTGCTCATCGTGATCCCGGTCGCCTGGGTGCTGGTGGCCTCACTCAAACGCAAGAGCGAGTTCTTCGGCAGCCCCTGGACCCTGCCCGAGGGCCTGCACCTGCAGAACTACGTCGACGCGTTCGGCGGCGCGCAGATGGGCCGCTACTTCGCCACGTCGGTCCTGGTCACGCTCCTCGGCCTGGTGTTCGTGCTGGCGGTCTCGGTGCCGGCGGCGTACGTCGTCGCCCGGTACGAGTTCCGCGGCAAGGGCATCGTCGAGGTGGCACTGCTGGCTGGGCTGTTCGTCAACGTCAACTACATCGTCGTGCCGATCTTCCTGATGCTGGTCGACTGGGACCGCGCGCTGGTCGACGTGTTCCCGGACGGGTTCTTCCTCGACAACCCGGCGATGCTCTCGCTGGTCTACGCGGCGACCTCGATCCCGTTCACGATCTATCTGCTGACCGCGTACTTTCGCTCGATTCCAGCGGAGTTCGAGGAGGCGGCGTTGCTGGACGGTGCGTCCCGGTTCCGGATCATGACGCGGGTGATGCTGCCGATGGCCCGGCCGGCGGTCACCACGGTGATCCTGTTCAACTTCCTGGCGTACTGGAACGACTTCGTCATCGCGCTGACCCTGCTGCCCGGCGAGGGCAAGACGTTGCAGGTCGGCCTGCTCAACCTGATGGCCGCGCAGAAGGCGGCCGCGGACCCCGGGCGGCTCTACGCCGGCATGGTCATCGTCATCGTGCCGGTGCTGCTCCTGTACGCGCTGATCCAGCGTCGCCTGATCCAGGGCATGGCTGCCGGCGGCGTCAAGGGCTGA
- a CDS encoding multicopper oxidase family protein, whose protein sequence is MTTGSLLAADLVIAVLAAGGWLGGGAASAARRRPLALGLAAFALLATLARAVTITALARTGWWFAAEKVLIAAPLSLAAVAVAGPRLLRAAVDIRSVAVPLLFAGYAQSSALLVTFLHGYPASAGVGLLAVAGVLAATAVSWLALGARPSRTVSRAALGVAVAALVTGTGLVVAPAAAPGVPHDHEYGDARTVGEPTRRFTLTAATATVRAGGRDVAAWAFNAQVPGPELTATVGDVIEVTLRNRDIAKGVTLHWHGYDVPNSQDGVPGVTQAAVRPGQEFVYRFRADQVGTYWYHTHSVSDVGVRMGLYGVLVVRPTPVTGVDVTVPVHTLAGVALPEPRTEPVEAGVPVRLRLINTDSTTHRYALAGTPFRVAAIDGSDLHGPTPLVDTAVPIPAGGRYDLVFTAPATPVALFVDGRAVYSTGPVSAATTAWPVLDPLIYGGASAVPWSRFDREFTLVLDRGLDLRGLLPRYAHTVNGAADPDIPPQVVRLGDAVKFTIVNRSQIVHPWHLHGHHVLVLSRNDRRATGSPLWLDSFDVRPGDVWEVAFRADNPGMWANHCHNLAHAEAGMTLHLMYS, encoded by the coding sequence ATGACCACCGGCTCGCTGCTCGCGGCCGACCTCGTGATCGCGGTCCTGGCGGCCGGCGGATGGCTGGGCGGCGGTGCGGCGTCCGCCGCTCGGCGTCGCCCGCTCGCGCTGGGGCTGGCGGCCTTCGCGCTGCTCGCCACGCTCGCCCGCGCGGTCACGATCACCGCGCTCGCCCGCACCGGCTGGTGGTTCGCGGCGGAGAAGGTCCTCATCGCCGCCCCACTGTCGCTCGCGGCGGTGGCCGTCGCCGGGCCGCGGCTGCTGCGGGCCGCGGTCGACATCCGGTCCGTCGCAGTCCCGCTCCTCTTCGCCGGGTACGCGCAGAGCAGCGCCCTGCTCGTGACGTTCCTGCACGGCTATCCGGCGTCGGCGGGTGTGGGACTGCTGGCGGTCGCCGGGGTGCTGGCGGCAACGGCGGTCTCGTGGCTCGCCCTCGGCGCGCGCCCGTCCCGGACGGTGTCCCGGGCGGCCCTCGGGGTGGCGGTCGCGGCGCTGGTCACCGGAACCGGGCTGGTCGTCGCCCCGGCCGCCGCGCCCGGCGTACCCCACGATCATGAATACGGGGATGCGCGGACCGTCGGCGAACCGACCAGGCGGTTCACCCTGACGGCCGCGACCGCCACGGTGCGGGCGGGCGGCCGGGACGTCGCGGCGTGGGCGTTCAACGCGCAGGTCCCCGGGCCGGAGCTGACGGCCACCGTCGGCGACGTCATCGAGGTGACCTTGCGCAACCGGGACATCGCCAAGGGCGTCACCCTGCACTGGCACGGGTACGACGTGCCGAACAGCCAGGACGGGGTGCCCGGAGTGACCCAGGCGGCGGTTCGGCCCGGGCAGGAGTTCGTCTACCGGTTCCGCGCCGACCAGGTCGGCACGTACTGGTACCACACGCATTCGGTCTCCGACGTCGGCGTGCGGATGGGCCTCTACGGTGTCCTGGTGGTGCGCCCGACGCCGGTGACCGGCGTCGACGTCACAGTGCCGGTGCACACCCTGGCCGGTGTCGCGCTGCCCGAGCCGAGAACGGAGCCGGTGGAGGCGGGGGTGCCCGTGCGGTTGAGGCTGATCAACACCGACAGCACGACGCACCGGTACGCGTTGGCCGGCACCCCGTTCCGGGTCGCCGCGATCGACGGATCCGACCTGCACGGTCCGACCCCGCTCGTGGACACTGCCGTGCCGATCCCGGCCGGGGGACGCTACGACCTGGTGTTCACCGCGCCCGCCACGCCGGTCGCCCTGTTCGTCGATGGCCGGGCCGTCTACTCGACCGGACCGGTCTCGGCGGCCACCACCGCCTGGCCGGTGTTGGATCCGCTCATCTACGGCGGCGCTTCCGCGGTGCCGTGGTCCCGGTTCGACAGGGAGTTCACCCTCGTTCTCGACCGCGGCCTGGACCTGCGTGGACTGCTCCCGCGATACGCCCACACCGTCAACGGCGCGGCCGACCCGGACATCCCACCGCAGGTCGTACGCCTCGGTGACGCCGTGAAGTTCACGATCGTCAACCGGTCCCAGATCGTGCACCCGTGGCATCTGCACGGCCATCACGTCCTGGTGCTGTCCCGCAACGACCGACGGGCGACGGGCAGCCCGTTGTGGTTGGACTCCTTCGACGTACGCCCCGGCGACGTGTGGGAGGTGGCGTTCCGGGCCGACAACCCCGGCATGTGGGCCAACCACTGCCACAACCTGGCGCACGCCGAAGCCGGGATGACGCTGCACCTGATGTACTCGTGA
- a CDS encoding discoidin domain-containing protein → MALTTLATAILVAAPPAAAAATNYYVDCSASTSGSGTQASPWNSFTPVNARTFAAGDQILIRRGTTCANQQLFPKGSGAAGAPIIVDAYGSGAKPVLAGNGAVVDVVKLYNQQYWEIRNLDISNKGSAIATRRGVHIIRENSGTGTYYRVTGLSVHDVNGNQTKKDDDASAGIFFEVLGYTTQTKFDDVLINNNTIATVDRYGIHFWTRWMVRPELANPNCGSTCGNWLPQTRVVVRGNTVTDIGGDAIDVHHTQSALVENNRVDGFRVREPAQCAAGIWGWNINDALFQFNEVSGGRSTCDGQGLDLDEGNIRTIYQYNYSHDNEGGFILLCNGGGSTTKDNIVRYNISQNDRGQIFDLVCGKLTNTKIYNNVFYVGEAAQIINNGNGSAGANVEFYNNIFYVTTTQASYNAGALLFDSNVFYGQHPAGEPADSNKITADPLFVSPGTATSISDAGGYRLRTGSPALASGQVMTAPGSRDYFGGAVTQGCRPDRGAHQLSTVCVPSAGVIPRTGWSLKYTDSQETAAENGAATNAFDGNLSTIWHTRYTGGNAPMPHEIQINLGASYSVSGIRYLPRQDSGGGAANGRIGQYEVYVSTDGVNWGTAVATGTFANNASQKEVRFTAKTGQYLRLRALSEVNGNPWTTAAEIYALN, encoded by the coding sequence GTGGCTTTGACCACGCTAGCCACCGCGATACTCGTCGCCGCGCCCCCCGCCGCGGCAGCCGCAACGAACTACTACGTCGACTGCTCCGCGAGCACTTCGGGCAGCGGCACCCAGGCCAGCCCCTGGAACAGCTTCACGCCGGTGAACGCCAGGACGTTCGCCGCCGGAGATCAGATCCTGATCCGGCGGGGCACCACCTGCGCCAACCAGCAACTCTTCCCCAAGGGTTCCGGCGCGGCCGGCGCACCGATCATCGTCGACGCGTACGGCAGCGGCGCCAAGCCGGTGCTGGCCGGCAACGGCGCGGTAGTCGACGTCGTGAAGCTCTACAACCAGCAGTACTGGGAGATCCGCAACCTGGACATCTCCAACAAGGGGTCGGCGATCGCCACCCGCCGCGGTGTGCACATCATCCGCGAGAACTCCGGCACCGGCACCTACTACCGGGTGACCGGGCTCAGCGTCCACGACGTCAACGGCAACCAGACCAAGAAGGACGACGACGCCAGCGCCGGCATCTTCTTCGAGGTCCTCGGCTACACCACGCAGACGAAGTTCGATGACGTGTTGATCAACAACAACACGATCGCCACCGTCGACCGCTATGGCATCCACTTCTGGACCCGCTGGATGGTGCGACCCGAGCTGGCCAACCCGAACTGCGGCTCCACCTGCGGAAACTGGCTTCCGCAGACCCGGGTCGTCGTACGCGGCAACACGGTCACCGACATCGGCGGCGACGCCATCGACGTGCACCACACCCAGAGCGCCCTGGTCGAGAACAACCGGGTGGACGGCTTCCGGGTCCGCGAGCCAGCGCAGTGCGCCGCCGGCATCTGGGGCTGGAACATCAACGACGCCCTGTTCCAGTTCAACGAGGTCAGCGGTGGCCGGAGCACCTGTGACGGCCAGGGCCTCGACCTGGACGAGGGCAACATCCGCACCATCTACCAGTACAACTACAGCCACGACAACGAGGGCGGCTTCATCCTGCTGTGCAACGGCGGGGGTTCCACCACCAAGGACAACATCGTGCGCTACAACATCAGCCAGAACGACCGCGGCCAGATCTTCGACCTGGTCTGCGGGAAGCTCACCAACACGAAGATCTACAACAACGTCTTCTACGTGGGCGAGGCAGCCCAGATCATCAACAACGGCAACGGCTCGGCCGGTGCCAACGTCGAGTTCTACAACAACATCTTCTACGTGACCACGACCCAGGCCAGCTACAACGCCGGTGCTCTGCTGTTCGACTCCAACGTGTTCTACGGCCAGCACCCGGCCGGCGAGCCCGCCGACTCGAACAAGATCACCGCGGATCCGCTGTTCGTCTCGCCGGGCACCGCCACCTCGATCAGTGACGCCGGTGGCTACCGGCTGCGCACCGGCTCACCGGCACTGGCGAGTGGCCAGGTCATGACCGCCCCGGGCAGCCGCGACTACTTCGGTGGCGCCGTCACCCAGGGATGCCGTCCCGACCGGGGCGCGCACCAGCTGAGCACGGTCTGCGTGCCCAGCGCCGGCGTCATCCCCCGCACCGGCTGGTCGCTGAAGTACACGGACAGCCAGGAGACTGCCGCCGAGAACGGGGCGGCCACCAACGCCTTCGACGGCAACCTCAGCACGATCTGGCACACCAGGTACACCGGCGGCAACGCCCCGATGCCCCACGAGATCCAGATCAATCTCGGTGCGAGCTACTCCGTCTCCGGAATCCGCTACCTGCCCCGGCAGGACAGCGGCGGCGGCGCCGCCAACGGGCGCATCGGCCAGTACGAGGTCTACGTCAGCACTGACGGCGTCAACTGGGGAACGGCCGTGGCCACCGGCACCTTCGCCAACAACGCCAGCCAGAAGGAGGTCCGGTTCACCGCCAAGACCGGGCAGTACCTGCGGCTGCGCGCCCTGAGCGAGGTCAACGGCAACCCGTGGACCACCGCCGCGGAGATCTACGCCCTCAACTGA
- a CDS encoding DUF6220 domain-containing protein has product MRKAFVIVSILLLVSFALQFVFAAVGGFTKPAGDGAYALHSVNGMAVIPVLTVLTALFAALAKAPGRVIGLAVLPVGLVVVQALIAMLANASTDAAGASTPLGLTIAGLHAVNGIIAVHVVVGVLRAARQLDRPEPVDAAPVTVLEGEPA; this is encoded by the coding sequence ATGCGCAAGGCATTCGTCATCGTCAGCATCCTGTTGCTCGTCTCGTTCGCCCTGCAGTTCGTCTTCGCCGCCGTGGGCGGGTTCACGAAGCCCGCCGGCGACGGCGCGTACGCGCTGCACAGCGTCAACGGCATGGCGGTCATCCCCGTTCTCACAGTGCTCACCGCCCTGTTCGCCGCGCTGGCGAAGGCGCCGGGCCGGGTCATCGGACTGGCGGTCCTGCCTGTCGGGCTCGTCGTCGTGCAGGCGCTCATCGCCATGCTCGCGAACGCGTCCACCGACGCCGCCGGCGCCAGCACGCCGCTGGGCCTGACCATCGCCGGGCTGCACGCGGTCAACGGAATCATCGCTGTGCACGTCGTGGTCGGCGTGTTGAGGGCAGCGCGACAGCTGGACCGACCTGAACCTGTCGACGCCGCACCCGTGACGGTTCTCGAGGGGGAGCCGGCATGA
- a CDS encoding carbohydrate ABC transporter substrate-binding protein produces MLRKPIVLAVVATTALSLIAGCSGGDDNADGKKTLKVAAFEGGYGRDMYVQVVEAYKAKHPDVDVQLQLSKTLEDEISPNMKAGKFPDVVVLPQGRKAALAETLVKDKALEDLTGVLDMTVPGEQTTVRAKLADGIVGNLSTNPYNDDKTYLMPMYYAPTGLVYNKGLFAQKGWQVPTSWDDMFKLGDTAKAEGIALFTYPTAGYLDSFFFALLADVGGDQFYKDAMTYSDGVWKTAQARQALDITAKLLSYAAKTTVGYANEQDFTKNQQSLLDNKTLFMPNGTWVVGEMKDAPRANGFEWAMAPLPAVTAGGKRYLTTIVESAWVPSGAQNKDAAKDFVAYLYSDEAAGIFAKSNAIQPVKGIASTLPAEIAPFYQLYEDPTVTALVGGFASTAPVEGVNIKGTLFDTANSIISGDKTVDQWQTALNDASEKLRQAGK; encoded by the coding sequence ATGTTGAGAAAACCCATCGTCCTTGCTGTCGTCGCGACGACAGCGCTCAGCCTGATCGCGGGCTGTTCCGGAGGCGACGACAACGCCGACGGCAAGAAGACCCTGAAGGTCGCGGCCTTCGAGGGCGGCTACGGCCGGGACATGTACGTCCAGGTCGTCGAGGCGTACAAGGCCAAGCACCCCGATGTGGACGTGCAGCTGCAGCTCTCGAAGACGCTTGAGGACGAGATCAGCCCGAACATGAAGGCCGGCAAGTTCCCGGACGTCGTGGTGCTGCCCCAGGGCCGCAAGGCCGCGCTCGCCGAGACGCTGGTCAAGGACAAGGCGCTGGAGGACCTCACCGGCGTCCTGGACATGACCGTGCCGGGCGAGCAGACCACGGTGCGGGCCAAGCTCGCCGACGGGATCGTCGGCAACCTCAGCACGAACCCGTACAACGACGACAAGACCTACCTGATGCCGATGTACTACGCGCCGACCGGCCTGGTCTACAACAAGGGTCTCTTCGCGCAGAAGGGGTGGCAGGTCCCCACCAGCTGGGACGACATGTTCAAGCTCGGCGACACCGCCAAGGCCGAGGGCATCGCGCTGTTCACCTACCCGACCGCGGGCTACCTCGACTCGTTCTTCTTCGCGCTGCTCGCCGACGTGGGCGGTGACCAGTTCTACAAGGACGCAATGACCTACTCTGACGGCGTCTGGAAGACCGCCCAGGCCCGCCAGGCCCTGGACATCACCGCCAAGCTGCTGAGCTACGCGGCGAAGACCACTGTGGGGTACGCGAACGAGCAGGACTTCACCAAGAACCAGCAGTCGCTCCTCGACAACAAGACGCTGTTCATGCCGAACGGCACGTGGGTCGTCGGTGAGATGAAGGACGCGCCGCGCGCCAACGGGTTCGAGTGGGCGATGGCTCCGCTGCCGGCGGTCACCGCAGGTGGCAAGCGCTACCTGACCACGATCGTCGAGTCGGCCTGGGTTCCGAGCGGAGCCCAGAACAAGGACGCCGCGAAGGACTTCGTCGCGTACCTCTACTCCGACGAGGCCGCCGGCATCTTCGCCAAGTCCAACGCGATCCAGCCGGTCAAGGGCATCGCCTCGACGCTGCCCGCCGAGATCGCCCCGTTCTACCAGCTCTACGAGGACCCGACCGTCACCGCTCTGGTTGGCGGCTTCGCCAGCACCGCGCCGGTCGAGGGCGTGAACATCAAGGGCACGCTCTTCGACACCGCGAACAGCATCATCAGCGGCGACAAGACCGTCGACCAGTGGCAGACCGCGCTGAACGACGCCAGCGAGAAGCTGCGGCAAGCGGGCAAGTGA
- a CDS encoding DUF6903 family protein produces MKESTRATLLIVTRLLIALVCVVTVVVVRPTVGWGNLAIMLVALAVLIGLLADYNRKFR; encoded by the coding sequence ATGAAGGAATCCACACGTGCCACTCTGCTCATCGTCACCAGGCTGCTGATCGCGCTCGTCTGCGTCGTCACCGTGGTGGTCGTCCGGCCCACTGTCGGATGGGGCAACCTCGCGATCATGCTCGTGGCGCTCGCCGTGCTGATCGGCCTTCTCGCGGACTACAACCGAAAGTTCCGGTGA
- a CDS encoding sensor histidine kinase, which yields MRRDLPYALSGLALGGLLLGNAALAPDAAPVRVVDVLLVLVMAAGLAVCRRHPVVALGVVTAAMLALHVRVHPGVSAAFPVLGVAYVAAWRGHRSATASASLVFLGGFLARDISVAPADRPGQLIVERTALLLGWFVAANVAGLVARQRRAYLEQVEQRAIEAERTREEMALRRAGEERLRIARDLHDSLTHSISVIKVQAGIAVHLARKHGEEPSATLLAIQEASGAAMRELRTTLDVLRSPTDGDPVGLARVDELAERTRAAGVPVQVTVTGRPRDLPAEVDQAGYRVVQEALTNVARHAGPATAQIHVEYAPAQLTVSVADDGQASPDRTTTPGVGLRGMRERVTGLGGTLRAAARDDHGFTVRATFPLDGPP from the coding sequence ATGCGTCGCGACCTGCCGTACGCCCTCAGCGGCCTCGCCCTCGGTGGCCTCCTGCTCGGCAATGCCGCGCTCGCGCCGGACGCCGCTCCGGTGCGGGTGGTCGACGTCTTGCTGGTCCTGGTCATGGCGGCGGGCCTGGCGGTATGCCGGCGTCACCCGGTGGTGGCGTTGGGCGTGGTGACCGCCGCCATGCTGGCCCTGCACGTCCGGGTGCACCCTGGGGTGTCCGCGGCGTTCCCCGTCCTCGGCGTGGCGTACGTCGCCGCCTGGCGGGGGCACCGATCGGCCACCGCTTCGGCCAGTCTGGTCTTCCTCGGCGGCTTCCTGGCCCGCGACATCTCGGTCGCGCCCGCCGACCGGCCCGGGCAGCTGATCGTCGAGCGGACCGCCCTCCTGCTGGGCTGGTTTGTGGCGGCCAACGTCGCCGGGCTCGTCGCCCGGCAGCGTCGGGCGTACCTGGAACAGGTCGAACAACGGGCGATCGAGGCTGAACGCACCCGCGAGGAGATGGCGTTGCGTCGTGCCGGGGAGGAGCGCCTGCGCATCGCCCGGGATCTGCACGACTCGCTGACCCACAGCATCTCCGTGATCAAGGTCCAGGCCGGGATCGCCGTGCACCTGGCCCGCAAGCACGGCGAGGAACCGTCGGCCACGTTGCTGGCGATCCAGGAGGCCAGCGGCGCCGCGATGCGGGAACTGCGCACGACGCTCGACGTTCTCCGCTCCCCCACCGACGGAGACCCCGTCGGACTGGCCCGGGTGGACGAGCTTGCCGAGCGGACCCGGGCGGCCGGCGTACCGGTGCAGGTGACCGTCACCGGTCGGCCCCGGGACCTACCCGCCGAGGTCGACCAGGCCGGATACCGCGTCGTCCAGGAGGCCCTGACCAACGTGGCCCGCCACGCCGGTCCCGCCACTGCGCAGATCCACGTCGAGTACGCCCCGGCGCAGCTGACCGTCTCGGTCGCCGACGACGGCCAGGCGTCGCCGGACCGGACGACGACGCCCGGCGTGGGCCTGCGCGGCATGCGGGAACGGGTGACCGGGCTGGGCGGCACCCTGCGGGCCGCCGCCCGCGACGACCACGGATTCACGGTACGGGCGACGTTCCCCCTGGACGGCCCACCATGA
- a CDS encoding carbohydrate ABC transporter permease, with translation MTTTLTPPPTGTSRRTPSRSPASARGSAARGRRGDGRFVAACLLPALALFALFMIWPTVSVFRMSLYSWSGFSAQMRFVGLDNFAKLADDEQFLRAFQNTVALLVVVTVVTMGMGLFLAAVMTRQKLRGHTFYRFVLYIPNVLSVVVIAAIFSAVYDQENGLLNGTLRLLSLDGLQQVWLGDQKVVLYSVATAMLWQSLGYYMVIYMSSMASIPEELYEASALDGASASRQFFAVTLPLIWQNLRTTLTFFILSAVNLSFVLVRAMTGGGPDGASEVLLSYMYKQAYTNSAYGYGMAIGVVIFAFSFLVSLLVSRATRREPLQF, from the coding sequence GTGACGACGACCCTCACTCCACCACCCACGGGCACCAGCAGGCGTACGCCCAGCAGGTCCCCGGCGTCAGCGCGTGGCTCCGCCGCACGCGGCCGGCGCGGCGACGGTCGGTTCGTCGCCGCCTGCCTGCTGCCGGCGCTGGCACTGTTCGCGCTGTTCATGATCTGGCCGACCGTCAGCGTGTTCCGGATGTCGCTCTACAGCTGGAGCGGCTTCTCGGCGCAGATGCGGTTCGTCGGCCTGGACAACTTCGCCAAGCTCGCCGACGACGAGCAGTTCCTGCGCGCGTTCCAGAACACTGTCGCGCTGCTCGTGGTCGTGACCGTGGTGACGATGGGGATGGGCCTGTTCCTCGCGGCCGTCATGACCCGGCAGAAGCTGCGCGGCCACACCTTCTACCGGTTCGTGCTCTACATCCCGAACGTGCTCTCGGTCGTGGTCATCGCGGCCATCTTCTCGGCCGTCTACGACCAGGAGAACGGCCTGCTCAACGGCACACTCCGGCTGCTCTCGCTGGACGGACTGCAACAGGTCTGGCTGGGCGACCAGAAGGTGGTGCTCTATTCGGTCGCGACCGCGATGCTGTGGCAGTCGCTGGGCTACTACATGGTCATCTACATGTCGAGCATGGCGAGCATCCCGGAGGAGTTGTACGAGGCCTCCGCGCTCGACGGCGCCTCGGCCAGCCGGCAGTTCTTCGCCGTCACGCTGCCGCTGATCTGGCAGAACCTGCGCACGACGTTGACCTTCTTCATCCTCAGCGCGGTCAACCTCAGCTTCGTGCTGGTTCGCGCGATGACCGGCGGCGGTCCGGACGGCGCCTCCGAGGTGCTGCTCAGCTACATGTACAAGCAGGCGTACACGAACTCGGCCTACGGCTACGGCATGGCCATCGGCGTGGTGATCTTCGCTTTCTCGTTCCTCGTGTCGCTCCTGGTGAGCCGCGCGACCCGGCGTGAGCCCCTCCAGTTCTAG